CCATAGTTCTTACTGATGGAGAGACTGGTAAACAGTGGCCATACTCATTGCCGACGATTCATACGTGTCAAGTTTGCTAATGCTAAACATAGATGgcgcaattaataaaataaaaataacattatatataaataaagcataacattcttaaataaacattttaaaataaactttattaaattgagatttaaactttattcaatTGAGCTAGCGCTGATCTTGAGTCCATAGGCATGGAGTGCCACAGTGTGAGATATTGGAGGTGCGTAAAACGAGATACATCCGTTtgcttataaatatactttcagATATCACTCCATAACCATCAATTACAGTGCCATAGTTCTTACTGATGGAGAGACTGGTAAACAGTGGCCATACTCATTGCCGACGATTCATACGTGTCAAGTTTGCTAATGCTAAACATAGATGgcgcaattaataaaataaaaataacattatatataaataaagcataacattcttaaataaacattttaaaataaactttattaaattgagatttaaactttattcaatTGAGCTAGCGCTGATCTTGAGTCCATAGGCATGGAGTGCCACAGTGTGAGATATTGGAGGTGCGTAAAACGAGATACATCCGTTTGCTTATAAATATACGTTCAGATATCACTCCATAACCATCAATTACAGTGCCATAGTTCTTACTGATGGAGAGACTGGTAAACAGTGGCCATACTCATTGCCGACGATTCATACGTGTCAAGTTTGCTAATGCTAAACATAGATGgcgcaattaataaaataaaaataacattatatataaataaagcataacattcttaaataaacattttaaaataaactttattaaattgagatttaaactttattcaatTGAGCTAGCGCTGATCTTGAGTCCATAGGCATGGAGTGCCACAGTGTGAGATATTGGAGGTGCGTAAAACGAGATACATCCGTTtgcttataaatatactttcagATATCACTCCATAACCATCAATTACAGTGCCATAGTTCTTACTGATGGAGAGACTGGTAAACAGTGGCCATACTCATTGCCGACGATTCATACGTGTCAAGTTTGCTAATGCTAAACATAGATGgcgcaattaataaaataaaaataacattatatataaataaagcataacattcttaaataaacattttaaaataaactttattaaattgagatttaaactttattcaatTGAGCTAGCGCTGATCTTGAGTCCATAGGCATGGAGTGCCACAGTGTGAGATATTGGAGGTGCGTAAAACGAGATACATCCGTTTGCTTATAAATATACGTTCAGATATCACTCCATAACCATCAATTACAGTGCCATAGTTCTTACTGATGGAGAGACTGGTAAACAGTGGCCATACTCATTGCCGACGATTCATACGTGTCAAGTTTGCTAATGCTAAACATAGATGgcgcaattaataaaataaaaataacattatatataaataaagcataacattcttaaataaacattttaaaataaactttattaaattgagatttaaactttattcaatTGAGCTAGCGCTGATCTTGAGTCCATAGGCATGGAGTGCCACAGTGTGAGATATTGGAGGTGCGTAAAACGAGATACATCCGTTTGCTTATAAATATACGTTCAGATATCACTCCATAACCATCAATTACAGTGCCATAGTTCTTACTGATGGAGAGACTGGTAAACAGTGGCCATACTCATTGCCGACGATTCATACGTGTCAAGTTTGCTAATGCTAAACATAGATGgcgcaattaataaaataaaaataacattatatataaataaagcataacattcttaaataaacattttaaaataaactttattaaattgagatttaaactttattcaatTGAGCTAGCGCTGATCTTGAGTCCATAGGCATGGAGTGCCACAGTGTGAGATATTGGAGGTGCGTAAAACGAGATACATCCGTTTGCTTATAAATATACGTTCAGATATCACTCCATAACCATCAATTACAGTGCCATAGTTCTTACTGATGGAGAGACTGGTAAACAGTGGCCATACTCATTGCCGACGATTCATACGTGTCAAGTTTGCTAATGCTAAACATAGATGgcgcaattaataaaataaaaataacattatatataaataaagcataacattcttaaataaacattttaaaataaactttattaaattgagatataaactttattaaattgagatataagcTTTATTCAATTGAGATATTAACTtcattaaattgagatataaactttattaacctttattttaaaatcaaacaacaaataaatttcgACGTTGTGAACGTCTACCTAttcatatatcatatattcATATTCACGTGTGTctacctattcaaatttaattacatggAATAAATGATACtttttccataataaacattattattatatatatatatatattatattttatttttattgatttgtgACCGTCTTTATCTTCAAATGGGGCCGTTTTTCCGCGATTTAGACCTTCAAACGCCTAACGTTACGTGATAGTCCCTGTTTATGGTTTCATCCTGGCTTTTAATGATattcgattattattattaattatatatataccataacgacttaagtttttttctatgttattacatttaaaaaaacggaGGCTAACGGGCAGGAGTCTCACCGGTGATACCGCCCACCGGTAAGACTCGCCAGTGCGTAACCGGCCTTCAAAGTTAGTTCCCTCAACATCCGTAGCGCTGATGCGACTTTAGGATAACGCGGAACAAAGACACATTATTCAGATCAGGATCGCTGTCGATATCGCTATAGCTTGTATCGGCGCCCATATTCTGTAGCACTGTTGAAACCAATATTGGCTTAATAATTTTCAGAATACAATACAGCCTTCGATTGTTACAATAATCGCAAACAGCCGATCTGTCAAGTAAGCATAAAAAACAGTGACACCACGTTACCTTTTCAGGCCTTAGATTATGTagctatttcatgatcatttgtcaatctaatatgaaataaagaaaattaactgCAACTGCTCTATGTATAGTTCGCCCAATTTCAAAagaagttaaaattttatattataaaaaaattacagcgTATTTCattctattaattatgtacTAATTCGAAAGAAGGTtatgctttatttatatataatgttattttaattttattaattgcgcCATCTATGTTTAGCATTAGCAAACTTGACACGTATGAATCGTCGGCAATGAGTATGGCCACTGTTTACCAGTCTCTCCATCAGTAAGAACTATGGCACTGTAATTGATGGTTATGGAGTGATATCTGAACGTATATTTATAAGCAAACGGATGTATCTCGTTTTACGCACCTCCAATATCTCACACTGTGGCACTCCATGCCTATGGActtgtttgattttaaaataaaggttaataaagtttatatctcaatttaatgaAGTTAATATCTCAATTGGATAAAgcttatatctcaatttaataaagtttattttagaatgttatgctttatttatatataatgttattttaattttgttaattgcaCCATCTATGTTTATCATTAGCAAACTTGACACGTATGAATCGTCGGCAATGAGTATGGCCACTGTTTACCAGTCTCTCCATCAGTAAGAACTATGGCACTGTAATTGATGGTTATGGAGTGATATCTGAACGTATATTTATAAGCAAACGGATGTATCTCGTTTTACGCACCTCCAATATCTCACACTGTGGCACTCCATGCCTATGGActtgtttgattttaaaataaaggttaataaagtttatatctcaatttaatgaAGTTAATATCTCAATTGGATAAAgcttatatctcaatttaataaagtttattttagaatgttatgctttatttatatataatgttattttaattttgttaattgcaCCATCTATGTTTATCATTAGCAAACTTGACACGTATGAATCGTCGGCAATGAGTATGACCACTGTTTACCAGTCTCTCCATCAGTAAGAACTATGGCACTGTAATTGATGGTTATGGAGTGATATCTGAACGTATATTTATAAGCAAACGGATGTATCTCGTTTTACGCACCTCCAATATCTCACACTGTGGCACTCCATGCCTATGGActtgtttgattttaaaataaaggttaataaagtttatatctcaatttaatgaAGTTAATATCTCAATTGGATAAAgcttatatctcaatttaataaagtttattttagaatgttatgctttatttatatataatgttattttaattttgttaattgcaCCATCTATGTTTATCATTAGCAAACTTGACACGTATGAATCGTCGGCAATGAGTATGGCCACTGTTTACCAGTCTCTCCATCAGTAAGAACTATGGCACTGTAATTGATGGTTATGGAGTGATATCTGAACGTATATTTATAAGCAAACGGATGTATCTCGTTTTACGCACCTCCAATATCTCACACTGTGGCACTCCATGCCTATGGActtgtttgattttaaaataaaggttaataaagtttatatctcaatttaatgaAGTTAATATCTCAATTGGATAAAgcttatatctcaatttaataaagtttattttagaatgttatgctttatttatatataatgttattttaattttgttaattgcaCCATCTATGTTTATCATTAGCAAACTTGACACGTATGAATCGTCGGCAATGAGTATGGCCACTGTTTACCAGTCTCTCCATCAGTAAGAACTATGGCACTGTAATTGATGGTTATGGAGTGATATCTGAACGTATATTTATAAGCAAACGGATGTATCTCGTTTTACGCACCTCCAATATCTCACACTGTGGCACTCCATGCCTATGGActtgtttgattttaaaataaaggttaataaagtttatatctcaatttaatgaAGTTAATATCTCAATTGGATAAAgcttatatctcaatttaataaagtttattttagaatgttatgctttatttatatataatgttattttaattttgttaattgcaCCATCTATGTTTATCATTAGCAAACTTGACACGTATGAATCGTCGGCAATGAGTATGGCCACTGTTTACCAGTCTCTCCATCAGTAAGAACTATGGCACTGTAATTGATGGTTATGGAGTGATATCTGAACGTATATTTATAAGCAAACGGATGTATCTCGTTTTACGCACCTCCAATATCTCACACTGTGGCACTCCATGCCTATGGActtgtttgattttaaaataaaggttaataaagtttatatctcaatttaatgaAGTTAATACCTCAATTGGATAAAgcttatatctcaatttaataaagtttattttagaatgttatgctttatttatatataatgttattttaattttgttaattgcaCCATCTATGTTTATCATTAGCAAACTTGACACGTATGAATCGTCGGCAATGAGTATGGCCACTGTTTACCAGTCTCTCCATCAGTAAGAACTATGGCACTGTAATTGATGGTTATGGAGTGATATCTGAACGTATATTTATAAGCAAACGGATGTATCTCGTTTTACGCACCTCCAATATCTCACACTGTGGCACTCCATGCCTATGGActtgtttgattttaaaataaaggttaataaagtttatatctcaatttaatgaAGTTAATATCTCAATTGGATAAAgcttatatctcaatttaataaagtttattttagaatgttatgctttatttatatataatgttattttaattttgttaattgcaCCATCTATGTTTATCATTAGCAAACTTGACACGTATGAATCGTCGGCAATGAGTATGGCCACTGTTTACCAGTCTCTCCATCAGTAAGAACTATGGCACTGTAATTGATGGTTATGGAGTGATATCTGAACGTATATTTATAAGCAAACGGATGTATCTCGTTTTACGCACCTCCAATATCTCACACTGTGGCACTCCATGCCTATGGActtgtttgattttaaaataaaggttaataaagtttatatctcaatttaatgaAGTTAATATCTCAATTGGATAAAgcttatatctcaatttaataaagtttattttagaatgttatgctttatttatatataatgttattttaattttgttaattgcaCCATCTATGTTTATCATTAGCAAACTTGACACGTATGAATCGTCGGCAATGAGTATGGCCACTGTTTACCAGTCTCTCCATCAGTAAGAACTATGGCACTGTAATTGATGGTTATGGAGTGATATCTGAACGTATATTTATAAGCAAACGGATGTATCTCGTTTTACGCACCTCCAATATCTCACACTGTGGCACTCCATGCCTATGGActtgtttgattttaaaataaaggttaataaagtttatatctcaatttaatgaAGTTAATATCTCAATTGGATAAAgcttatatctcaatttaataaagtttattttagaatgttatgctttatttatatataatgttattttaattttgttaattgcaCCATCTATGTTTATCATTAGCAAACTTGACACGTATGAATCGTCGGCAATGAGTATGGCCACTGTTTACCAGTCTCTCCATCAGTAAGAACTATGGCACTGTAATTGATGGTTATGGAGTGATATCTGAACGTATATTTATAAGCAAACGGATGTATCTCGTTTTACGCACCTCCAATATCTCACACTGTGGCACTCCATGCCTATGGACTCAAGATCAGCGCTAGCTCAattgaataaagtttaaatctcaatttaataaagtttataaatcaatttaataaagtttatataattgaaatattaactttattaaattgtgatataaactttatttaattgagatataagTTTAagatataagttttattaaattgtgatattaaattgtatattgcgTTGATGAAGAGGTAATCGCCGAAACTTACTATAAAAAGACAAATCTCACTTTAgcagattattattatattttgtatcgtTGTCGAAGATAAATCAATGAAGCTCGAGACCTTTTTaagcctgggcctcagatttctgtatctgttgtatcatttgtcaatcaaaaagataagtaggtgatcagcctcctgtgcctgacatacgccgtcgactttttgggtctaacacAAGCGGtattctcacgatgttttccttcactgttcgagcaaTGTTAAATGACACacttagaaagaaagtccattggtgcacagcccgggatcgaacctatgacctgaGAGTTGAGGGTTGATCGCTGCAGTCACTAAgccaacattttttatatcgcTCTCGAAGGCATCTATATCGAttcaaattctataaaaaaacatattttcttttgccTAAGGAACTTTTCAGGCCACCCGTTATACCCGTTCAGGCTATTGGATGTTACGACTATGCCAGGGACCACTTTTCGAAACGAATAGTcgtttggttttatttaagataataaatgatatattatattaaccgCTCTGTGTATGTCTTTAAGGTTAAGTCATATTTGCAAGAGTCGTGGGAAGCTGCTCATTTGTATTACATTTGTTCATCTTGCGTAATTATTGCATACTTGACTATACGCTTATAACTAAAGGGTGATTATTGACGAATAGTGTTTATGATGTTAGAAGTTTTATGTCCATGTTCAAAGACAACTTGATACTAAATTTGGAATGAAATTCTACTCAAGTAGCTACTATATTCCGGAATCTAATTTGAGCGTTCGTCTACTGAAAAAAGTTGGTATAGACTAATCtaaaaaatacgtaattttattttttaactagaACCAGCGAACTTCTTTTCgctgtaatattaattttctacttATGCTACCTTTTTAATAGCTACATATCAACATATGGAACATGGCTGTTCGCTTTGCTGGAATAAAAACCTAAGcactaaataaaagttttattaaatattttctctcCATTAAAACCTTCCATAGAGTTCATGGAGTTAGTGGCCTTCGATTTGCTCTTAGCAATGTATGTTGCGTATCACTTTTATTTGTATGGATTTACATTTCtgccaattaaaataaatgtatttttccaTGCTATTTCAACGGCATATGGAAGCTTCTCGTTTGATtatcatttcaataatatgtataaataattgtaatcctAATAATGATAATCAAGGGAGCCACagcataataaatatgatttatggtttccaatttatttattaaaaatgatcatATTAATCTAAACATTCACCTCGTGGGATGGTATTGTCCGGTAGAGTTGCAACACACCGAGCCTCAGATTCgtgattaaaaaattgaaattgccCACTGTCTCTCAACTTTATAAATTCACTCCTCACTAGTAGCATCAGGTATATGTTGAGAActgtaaaattacaatataaccTCAAAACAACAAAGATGTTGAATGCTTTGTTATGTTCTTTACATAATTGAGGATTATAGTTATagttaaatcttttatttatcaatgaaTGCAAAATTGTAtcgattatattaaaaaacctgTGTCGCTAGAACCTATTTAGGCATTGGGCCTCAtatttacatatgttttatgattatttgtcaagtATGACACACACCATCGAGTTTTTCGGTGCAAGacttcctcgcgatgtttttcttcaccgtttgaatgaatgttaaatgcgcacagagAAACACAGCTGGGGCTCGAATCTAAGTCCTCCGGGATGAGAATAGCGAGTCATAGTCCTTCTCACTTAAGCacaaaaattttttttgtccTTACAATAcagttcaattaaatattgatcaGTAACTCTACAGATTCAAATCTGTAGAGATCAGTAACTCTACAGATTCAAATCTGTAGAGTTACTGATTTATTTGGTTTCGATTAATTTGACCATTTAATCCATTTCAACAATAAACAATGAACGGTAATACATGAAAGGTTATTATTCCGAAATGAGGGGTAGCGCCAAGTGTGAACCACCCCATACGTCAAAAAGCATTGGTTTTGATATACGTGAGTCTTAATTCGCACTTAGTATCGTGTATCTTACTCCAAATGCTTGTCCACCGTGCCGGTGGTGGAGTAAAAATATGACCATCATTCCATGGACAGCGAAGGACGATATTCAGACTGGTCACAACGAATGATGActagtaaaacaaaatgttaaacaTAATACTTACCAAATTCTATAGGAATGCTAATCACAATAATACCAACTGGCGTGGCTGCTAGAAGTAGTATCATAAAAGCTCCCATGTGCGAGTAAATGATGATACAGCacattataaatagtattgtaGGTAGAAAAATGTAGACGaagttatatatgtaataaattcgcattattttgtagtttttctggaaaaaaaaactttcatgCAGGCGCAATTATTTGAAGATATACGTCAGTTGTATGTGTActgtaatgtaatgtatacTGTATCTACATagcaaatacaatttatttacaatataattattattataccaaaacaaaacaaaaatgttgtgTGCTGTTCACCTTCAACATTTTTGGTTTCAATGAACGTATAC
This is a stretch of genomic DNA from Pieris brassicae chromosome 1, ilPieBrab1.1, whole genome shotgun sequence. It encodes these proteins:
- the LOC123715690 gene encoding uncharacterized protein LOC123715690, with product MRCELPILLKCCFCVPLRLGLLIWAYLKLIFSLFIVIVFCIQAEYLRMSARDIPKEGIVFLVMMIMFGCINSIFQTVFIVSAHKKNYKIMRIYYIYNFVYIFLPTILFIMCCIIIYSHMGAFMILLLAATPVGIIVISIPIEFVLNIYLMLLVRSEFIKLRDSGQFQFFNHESEARCVATLPDNTIPRGECLD